Proteins encoded within one genomic window of Bacillus sp. SM2101:
- the hepT gene encoding heptaprenyl diphosphate synthase component II, with amino-acid sequence MKLKMMYSFLNTDINIVEKELEKSIKSEHPLLSQASLHLLQAGGKRIRPVFVLLGGKFGDYQIDQIKYVAMSLELIHMASLVHDDVIDDSTLRRGKQTIKAKWDNRIAMYTGDYIFARSLELMSNVENISAQQILSKAIVEVCVGEIEQIKDKYNFHQDLRTYLRRIKRKTALLIAVSCQLGAVAANADDDICESLFWFGYYVGMSYQITDDVLDFTETEAQLGKPSGSDLQQGNVTLPALFAMENKEIYNEIININPKTTKEEMNHIISLIKQSGAIERSIEISDKYLQKALVVLDSLPSGKAKTALYNIAKYIGKRKI; translated from the coding sequence ATGAAGTTAAAAATGATGTATTCATTTTTAAATACTGATATAAATATTGTTGAAAAAGAATTAGAAAAGTCGATTAAGTCTGAACATCCTCTGTTGAGTCAGGCATCATTGCACTTATTACAGGCTGGGGGTAAGCGGATTCGCCCAGTTTTTGTCTTACTTGGGGGTAAATTTGGCGATTACCAAATAGATCAAATTAAATACGTTGCAATGTCATTAGAGTTAATTCATATGGCATCGCTCGTTCATGATGATGTAATTGACGATTCTACCTTACGAAGAGGAAAACAAACGATCAAAGCAAAATGGGATAACCGTATTGCTATGTACACTGGAGATTATATTTTTGCCAGGTCATTAGAACTGATGTCTAATGTTGAAAATATATCTGCTCAACAGATTTTATCGAAAGCGATAGTTGAGGTATGTGTTGGAGAAATTGAACAAATTAAGGACAAATATAATTTTCATCAAGACCTTCGCACATATTTGAGACGTATTAAAAGGAAAACAGCGTTGTTAATTGCAGTTAGCTGCCAGTTAGGAGCAGTTGCTGCAAATGCGGATGATGACATATGTGAATCATTATTTTGGTTTGGTTATTATGTTGGAATGTCATATCAAATTACAGATGATGTATTAGACTTCACTGAAACAGAGGCTCAGCTCGGTAAGCCTTCAGGTAGTGATTTACAACAAGGAAATGTGACACTGCCAGCATTGTTTGCAATGGAAAACAAAGAAATTTACAACGAAATAATAAACATAAATCCAAAAACGACAAAGGAAGAAATGAATCATATTATATCTCTTATAAAGCAATCAGGAGCAATTGAACGATCGATTGAAATAAGTGATAAATACTTACAAAAAGCTCTTGTTGTTCTTGATAGTTTACCGTCTGGTAAAGCAAAAACAGCCCTTTATAATATAGCAAAGTACATAGGAAAACGAAAAATCTAG
- the ndk gene encoding nucleoside-diphosphate kinase has translation MERTFLMVKPDGVQRNVIGEIISRFERKGFQLVGAKLMAIPTELAEQHYAEHKERPFFGELVDFITSGPVFAMVWQGDNVIATARQMMGSTNPKDAVSGTIRGDFGLTVGKNIIHGSDAPESAEREVNLFFTEDELVDYSKLINEWIY, from the coding sequence ATGGAAAGAACATTTTTAATGGTAAAACCAGACGGAGTACAACGCAATGTAATTGGGGAAATTATTTCACGATTTGAAAGAAAGGGCTTTCAACTTGTAGGTGCAAAATTAATGGCAATACCAACCGAACTCGCAGAACAGCATTACGCTGAACATAAGGAGCGTCCTTTTTTTGGAGAATTAGTAGATTTTATCACTTCAGGTCCTGTGTTCGCAATGGTGTGGCAAGGGGATAATGTTATTGCAACTGCTAGGCAAATGATGGGATCAACTAACCCTAAAGATGCTGTTTCAGGAACAATTCGTGGAGATTTCGGTTTGACAGTAGGTAAGAATATCATTCATGGTTCTGATGCACCTGAGAGTGCTGAACGTGAAGTCAATTTGTTTTTTACAGAAGATGAGTTAGTAGATTATAGTAAGTTAATAAATGAATGGATATACTAA